The window CGATCACCGACAACGCCGGCGGGATCATCGAGATGTCGCGGCAGCCGGAGGAAGTCCGCCGCCGCACCGACCGCCTCGACGCCGTCGGCAACACGACCAAGGCCCTCACGAAGGGGTACGCCATCGGCTCCGCCGCGCTGGCCGCCTTCCTCCTCTTCCGGGCCTACCTCGACGAAGTCCTCAAGATCACGGGCGTCGACGTCGCCGTCCAGCTCACCCGCGTGCCCGTCTTCGTCGGCGGGCTCCTCGGCGCGACCCTCGTCTTCGTGTTTTCGTCGCTGGCCATCCAGGCCGTCGGCAAGACGGCGCAGGTCGTGATCGGCGAGGTCCGCCGGCAGTTCAAGGAGCGGCCGGGGATCATGCGCGGCACGGAGGCGCCCGACTACGGCCGCTGCGTGGACATCGTCACCTCGGCCGCCCTGCGCCGGATGGTCCTGCCGGGAGTCCTCGCCGTCGCCGCGCCGGTCGCCGTCGGCGTCGCGTTCAAGCGCCTCTCCTCGGCCTACCTGGCGGGCGCGGAGTCGGTCGCGGCGCTGCTGATGGTCGGGACGATCGCCGGGATCCTGATGGCCACGGTGATGAACAACGGCGGCGGCGCCTGGGACAACGCCAAGAAGTACATCGAGAGCGGCGAGTTCCGCTTCGAGGGGATCGTCCACCGCAAGGGCTCGGAGGCGCACAAGGCGGCGGTCGTCGGGGACACGGTCGGCGACCCGTTCAAGGACACCGCCGGCCCCTCCCTGCACGTCCTCGTCAAGCTCCTCTCGACGATCACCCTCGTCCTCGCGCCGCTGTTCGTCTGACGCGCCGGCCCCGGAAAGGGAAACAGCGCGGCCGGGAAAGGAAAAGCGCGGCCCGAATTCGGGCCGCGCCTTTCGTCTATCCAACTGCCCGGACGTACAGCCGGGAGCGCGTCCGGCCGTGCGACCGGAGCGAACGCCTGAGGTCCAGCTAGTCGGCCTTCGGCATGGCGAGCTTCTCGTCGCTCACGATCGCGACCTTCAGGTCTTCTCCGACCGCGTTCTTGGCGACGTCGAGAATCCGCACCACGGCCTCGTAGTTCATCTTTTCCTGGACCGCCAGGAAGATGACCTTCTCGGACTTCTTGCGGGCGTTCATGATTTCGCTCATGCGCCGGCCGAGGTCCGTGACGGCCACCGGGTCGTTGTTGATCCGCACCTTGCAGTTCGGCGGCAGCGAGCCGGCGCCGAACAGGGGCGCCGTCGCGTTGCAGTCGTCCGCGTTGATCGAGAGCATGATGTTCTTCACGTCCGACTGAGGCGGCGGATTCGTCTGCGCCACGTTCTCCTTCGGAACTTCGATGTCATACCCTCGCTGGGCCAGCGGCGTGATCACCATGAAGATGATCAGCAGCACCAGCACCACGTCCACGAGAGGCGTGATGTTGATGTCGGACTTGGTCCCGCCGTGACTTCCGGTATCCATGCCCATCGTTACGCCCTCGTGGTCACTACTGCTTCTTCTGCACGATCAGGCCGACGTCCTTCCAGCCTGCGTCGCGCACTTGAAGCAGCGCGTTCTTGACGTCCCCGTAGCTCAGCCGGGCGTCGCCCTTGACCAGGACTTCCGAGGTCGGACTCCGGTCGAAGGACTCTTTGATCTTGTCCCGGAACTGCGCTTCGGTCCAGTCGGACTTGTCGATCCAGATCTTGCCCGGACGGAACCTGTCCGCGTTCTTTTCGGCCGTCACGACGACCAGAATCTGGTTCTTGTCCTCCGCCTTCTTCGGCGGATTGTCCGTCTGGGGCAGCATTGCGGACTGCCCCTTCTGGAGCATCGGCGTGACGACCATGAAGATGATCAGGAGCACCAGGCACACGTCAACCAGCGGCGTGATGTTGATGTCCGATCGGACGGCGCCGGGCTTGCTGCCGGCATCCATTCCCATGGTGTTACGCTCCCTGCTTCTTCAGGAAGAAGTCGATCAGCTCCTGCGAAGCATTGTTCATCTCGATCGTGTAGCGCTCGAGACGGTCCGTGAAGTAGTTGAACGCCATGACGGCCGGGATGGCGACGACGAGGCCGATGGCCGTGGTGAACAGAGCTTCGGCGATACCGGCGGAGACGGAAGCCAGACCGCCGGAGCCGGAGGTGGCCATGCCGGTGAAGGCGTTCACGATGCCCATGACGGTTCCGAACAGGCCGATGAACGGGGCGGTCGCGCCGATCGTTCCGAGGCCGGCCAGGCCGCGCTTCATGTCGGCGTTGGTCAGCACGGTCTGCATGTCGGTCGCCCGGCGGATCGCGCCGATGCGGTCGTAGTTCTGGGCCACGCCGCTCTGCTGGGTCTGGTACTCGGTCAGGCCGGCCGAGACGACCTTGGCGATGTGGGCCTTCTTGTAGTTGGCGCCCTTGGCGACGTCGATCGCCTTCTGGACCTGGTTCTCCTTGAGCAGCTTGATCAGGGTCGGCAGGAACTCGATCGACTGCTTCTTGGAGGTGCGGTAGTTGACGAACTTCTCGATCATCACGCTGATGGAGTAGATCGACAAGAGCAGCAGCAAGACGACCACGGTCTTGGCGACGAAGCCCATCGACGACCACATTTCCGAGAGTGACATGTTCATAAGCGCGCTCCTTGACTCGCTGTCGTGACGGCCGGTCCCGCCGGCCCAAATGTCCCCGTTCTTCGGGTCCGCTGCGGAACCCGTTCTACTCGAGCTTGAACGTGACGATCACAGTGAAGTACACCTTGACCGGCTGGCCGTCGAGCGTGGCCGGCTTGTAGCGCCACCGGCGCACCGCGGCGATCGCCGCCTCGTCCAGCAGCGGATTCGACCGCAGGACCTTCACGCTTTCCACGGCGCCCGATTCCGTGATGATCGCTTGGAGAATGACCTTGCCTTCGACGCGCGCCCGGCGCGCCGTTTCGGGATAGTCCGGCTGCGGCTGGGAGACCGGCACCGGCGGCTGCACGTTGCCCGCGACGATGATCGGTTCCTTCGCTTCCGGTTCCGCGACGTTGCCGACGATGTTCGTCAGCGAGCCGCCGATCAGGCCGCCCGGGACGCCGCCCGGAACGCCGCCCGGGACGCCGCCCGGAACGCCGCCCGGCACGCCTTCGCCGGAACCGCCCGCGTCTTCGACGACCTGACGCTCCAAGTCTTCCTTGGTGATCTTCTTGATTTCCGTCGGCTGCACGATCTCGCCCGGGGCGACCGGCTTCGGCGCCTCGATCTGCTTCGGCGCTTCGGCGGCGGCGGCCTTGGCGGCGGCGGCCGGCGGCGGCGGCGGCGGCGGCGGCGCGGCCATGTCCACGAACGAAATCATCAGGTCCGGATCCTGGACCGCTTCGACGACGACGTAGCCAGCCGCAAGGGCCATCCCCAGCGCCCCGACATGGAGCACGAGCGCGAGGGGGAAGGTCCACCACTTGCGGCCAGGCACGCCGCCGACCCTGCTGTCGAGCATGTTATCGAACATTTGGACGTCCTCGCGTTTGCCGGCGGCTACTTCTTGGGAGCTTCGGCCTTGGGAGCCGCCGCTTCCTTCGCCGCCTGCTGCTTCTCTTGCTCCTGCTTGATCTTCCGCGCCTCGAGGGCCTTCTTGACCCAGCGGTCGGCCTCGGCGGTCTCGCGCTCCTCGCCGGCCTTGTTCTTCTGGTTGGCGTAGACCTTCGCCTGTTCGCGGTGCATCAGGTTGATGTAGGCCATGGCCTCAAAGTAGTTGTTGTCCAGAGCGACGGCTTTGTCCAGCGCCGCCATGCCCTTCGTGATCAGCTGCTGGCGTTCGGAGTCGCTCACCGCGGCGCCGCCCTTGTAGGACCGTTCCCAGCAGGCCACGCCGACGGTGT of the bacterium genome contains:
- a CDS encoding biopolymer transporter ExbD translates to MDTGSHGGTKSDINITPLVDVVLVLLIIFMVITPLAQRGYDIEVPKENVAQTNPPPQSDVKNIMLSINADDCNATAPLFGAGSLPPNCKVRINNDPVAVTDLGRRMSEIMNARKKSEKVIFLAVQEKMNYEAVVRILDVAKNAVGEDLKVAIVSDEKLAMPKAD
- a CDS encoding biopolymer transporter ExbD, with the translated sequence MGMDAGSKPGAVRSDINITPLVDVCLVLLIIFMVVTPMLQKGQSAMLPQTDNPPKKAEDKNQILVVVTAEKNADRFRPGKIWIDKSDWTEAQFRDKIKESFDRSPTSEVLVKGDARLSYGDVKNALLQVRDAGWKDVGLIVQKKQ
- a CDS encoding MotA/TolQ/ExbB proton channel family protein translates to MNMSLSEMWSSMGFVAKTVVVLLLLLSIYSISVMIEKFVNYRTSKKQSIEFLPTLIKLLKENQVQKAIDVAKGANYKKAHIAKVVSAGLTEYQTQQSGVAQNYDRIGAIRRATDMQTVLTNADMKRGLAGLGTIGATAPFIGLFGTVMGIVNAFTGMATSGSGGLASVSAGIAEALFTTAIGLVVAIPAVMAFNYFTDRLERYTIEMNNASQELIDFFLKKQGA
- a CDS encoding energy transducer TonB encodes the protein MFDNMLDSRVGGVPGRKWWTFPLALVLHVGALGMALAAGYVVVEAVQDPDLMISFVDMAAPPPPPPPPAAAAKAAAAEAPKQIEAPKPVAPGEIVQPTEIKKITKEDLERQVVEDAGGSGEGVPGGVPGGVPGGVPGGVPGGLIGGSLTNIVGNVAEPEAKEPIIVAGNVQPPVPVSQPQPDYPETARRARVEGKVILQAIITESGAVESVKVLRSNPLLDEAAIAAVRRWRYKPATLDGQPVKVYFTVIVTFKLE